The following proteins come from a genomic window of Parambassis ranga chromosome 4, fParRan2.1, whole genome shotgun sequence:
- the foxf2b gene encoding forkhead box protein F2 produces MTTETPQQQLDPPPPLRSSPASGVLHPAMLSPQAGTESSSTAVKGKKTSSGLRRPEKPPYSYIALIVMAIQSSPTKRLTLSEIYQFLQARFPFFRGSYQGWKNSVRHNLSLNECFIKLPKGLGRPGKGHYWTIDPGSEFMFEEGSFRRRPRGFRRKCQALKPMYRMMNGIGFGTSILPQSFDFQAPSATLACHSNSYNLDMMSNSMAGGYDGLSGGHHVPHMSPSPGSTYMASCPVPPNGEYGPDSSSSPVPSSPAMASALDGHSPYASTSAHWASSGGSPYIKQQPLASSSPASSGLHSGMSPYSLEQSYLHQNGRDSHSTDISVGIPRYQSHSSVCDRKDFVLNFNGISSFHPSAGGSYYHHHHHHHHPQSVCQDIKPCVM; encoded by the exons ATGACGACCGAGacccctcagcagcagctggacccTCCGCCTCCTCTAAGATCCAGCCCGGCGTCCGGCGTCCTGCATCCCGCCATGCTGAGCCCACAGGCCGGCACAGAAAGTTCGTCCACTGCCGTCAAAGGAAAGAAGACAAGCTCCGGCTTAAGGCGACCGGAAAAGCCACCGTACTCCTACATCGCTCTGATCGTTATGGCAATACAGAGCTCGCCCACTAAACGGCTGACACTCAGTGAGATCTACCAGTTCCTCCAAGCTCGCTTCCCATTCTTCAGGGGTTCATATCAGGGCTGGAAAAACTCAGTCCGACATAATCTTTCTCTTAACGAGTGCTTCATCAAGCTGCCCAAGGGGCTCGGCAGGCCGGGGAAAGGCCACTACTGGACCATCGATCCGGGCAGTGAGTTTATGTTCGAGGAGGGTTCGTTTCGTCGCAGACCCAGAGGCTTCAGAAGAAAATGTCAAGCCCTGAAGCCCATGTACCGGATGATGAATGGCATAGGCTTCGGCACCTCCATACTCCCGCAGAGTTTTGACTTCCAGGCTCCATCCGCCACCCTCGCTTGTCACAGTAACAGCTATAACTTGGACATGATGAGCAATTCAATGGCCGGGGGATACGACGGGCTGAGCGGCGGCCACCACGTTCCTCATATGTCTCCGAGCCCCGGCTCCACATACATGGCGAGCTGTCCCGTGCCTCCCAACGGGGAGTACGGGccggacagcagcagcagccccgtTCCTTCCTCTCCAGCAATGGCCAGTGCGCTGGACGGCCACTCCCCGTACGCCAGCACATCCGCACACTGGGCGTCCTCCGGCGGGTCTCCTTATATCAAACAGCAGCCTCTAGCCTCCAGCAGCCCAGCATCCTCTGGTTTACACTCCGGCATGTCGCCTTACTCCCTGGAGCAAAGTTATCTGCACCAGAACGGCAGGGACAGCCACTCCACTGACATATCAG tgggGATTCCGCGCTATCAGAGCCACTCCTCGGTGTGCGACAGGAAAGACTTTGTGTTGAACTTTAACGGCATCTCGTCCTTCCACCCCTCGGCCGGCGGATCCTActatcaccaccaccaccaccaccaccatccccagAGCGTCTGTCAGGACATCAAGCCGTGCGTGATGTGA